TCACCACAGCAGGACTTACAAGCTCCTCACCATGCCTGGCCACGCTCCCACACACTTCACTCACCTGCAGCCCCATCTTTTCCCAACTGTCGACGTCCCTGACCATGCTCACTACATCATCGGCTCCGTCATCCTGTTAGTGGGGATGATGGGCATGCTGGGAAACGCTCTGGTCATCTATGTCTTCTGTCGCAGTCGAACGCTGCAGTCGCCCAGCAACCTTCTGGTGGTCAACCTGGCGGTGGCAGACTTCCTCATGTCTCTGACACAGTCTCCGGTCTTCTTCGTGGCGAGCATGCACCGCCGCTGGGTGTTTGGGGAGCTCGCCTGTGAGCTGTACGCATTCTGTGGTGCTCTGTTCGGGATCACCTCCATGATGACACTGACGGCCATCGCAGTGGATCGCTGCCTCGCCATTACACGGCCACTGGCCCTGCTGGGCGGGGTGAGTCGTGGCCGGGTGTTGGCAGTGTTGACCGGGGTGTGGTTGTACTCTCTCGGATGGAGTCTGCCACCGTTCTTTGGGTGGAGCGCCTACGTCCCTGAAGGCCTGCAGACGTCCTGCAGCTGGGACTACATGAGCTTCACTGCCACCGTGCGTGCCTACACCATCCTGCTGTTTGCCTTCGTTTTCTTCGTCCCACTCGGCTTGATTGCTGGCTGCTACTTTGCCATTTTCCGAGCAGTACGGCGGGCAGGGCAGGAGATGGAGCAACTAAACTGTGGTGAAACCAACAAGGCGTACGAGCGTCTGCGTGGCGAGTGGCGTTTGGCTAAAGTGGCTCTGGGAGTGATCCTGCTGTTCATCATCTCCTGGTCACCGTACTCTGCTGTTGCATTGACTGCCACAGCTGGCTACGCCCACCTTCTGACACCCTACATGAACTCAGTTCCTGCTGTCATTGCCAAGGCCTCCGCCATTCACAACCCCATCATCTATGCCATCACACACCCAAAGTACCGTGCCGCCATCGGCAGGTACGTCCCCCTGCTGCGCCCTTTGCTGCGGCTGCAGGAGAAGGACCTCCGTTCGTCTCTCAGCTCCAGTGGCGCTTTGTCTCGCCGAGCCACGCTCACCAGTCAGAGCTCACCAGGAAACCGGCTCAGTGCAGGCGTCCGGGCTGATGGCGGCTGGAGGAAGAGCCGGCTTTCATCAGTGTCAGACAGCGAGTCGTGCTGGACGGAAAGCGAAGTGGATGGATCTGGCGTCAGCCAACAGGtgtcctctgatgtcactgctgaCATCACCAGCAGCATTGCACCAACAGTTGACTCTGACTCACCTGATGGAGGCGCTGCAGCTGAGGGTAAacctctgctccctctctgaCACCTGCTGTACATGTGGCCCCGCCCTCTTCACACGCCATGAtgacacaatttaaaaaaggaagaaactgaagaagaagaaatggttTGTGACTGAAGGTTTTGGATTGGGGCAGAGCTGGACTATTTGAGCCGTAGCTGAGCTgatgctgatttttttctttgattgatcAATACATGTATTGATCAGTGCTCAGACCTCGTTGTGTCTGTCACTGCTGTTCAAACATTTGTTAATCTCCTATTatacctcctcctctcctttctaacctccttccttccttctttccttcccctccaccctccaacCACCCTTGTTTCCCTCCTTCTGCCACCCTTTTCATACAtcattttttgtctctttctgtacctcctccttcccttcccCATTCCTCTCTATTTCCATATCTTCTTTGACTCAGTGCCTAGTTcccttcatcacagcttcttctctgaacatgaaaacattcagatcatttcctttttgtgtgaaacatgattatttattcatcagtcGACTCTGTCTGTATTGTTGTTGTCAATAAAGCTTCAGTGGATTGAAAGGAGCCTGTTAATCTGAGAGATTAGGGTATGTTCAttctgttagcagttagcagatTAGCTGAGTTGATAATCCGTCTGTGCTGCAGCTTCGCCTCCATCAGTCGACATGTCTCTCAGGGGGAACTCGATCTCAGGTACGTTCTCCACCCAACTCCACTCATTTATTCCCTCGTTCTGCACCCTGCATACActcagcacaacacacacacacacacacacacacacacacacacacacactgaagagtTTAACAGACCGACTTCTTTGGAGACACATTTGTAGAAACGTGTCAGAAACATCTGAAGTAAATCCTCCAGCAGGTTATTGATAAAACTTATGCTGATCAGAGAATGCTTGTGAATCTTTTCATctgaaacactgtgtgtgtgtgtgtgtgtgtgtgtgtttatgccgAGTGTGTGTCGGGCTGGATTAAGAAGTCCATGTGTCTGAACAGTTTAATCTGGCAGTAAAGGGAGCAGCTTCCTGACCTGAGATCAATCAACCAAACACACCTCTGATTTATTACTTAGTTAAGGTGAAATGATTAGAGTGAGACCTttgtcagccaatcacagatGGCAGCCTGGTGAGTCCCCTCTGACCGTCATCTTTGTTTGGGTCGCATGGGGAAAACCCTGCTGTACTGTTGTCATGGCAATGGCAGTTTGTCAGTACTTACTGGCTTGCTCACATGATTCTCATCAGCTAGGCTGGTGTCATGTATGGAATCCTCAAGCCTTCATGTAGAGCTCCAGGCTCTGAGCCAGTTATCCTAGTGGTCAAACTGTGAAACTTCATCATCCCATGATGCACTGCGGCCCAATAACACTCATTCCCATGAGCTAACATCGTGACGGAAGCATCTGTAAAACGCTGGATCCATTTTTCTGAGCGTGTCCAGCAGCTGCTGGTCCACGATGGACGCTTCAGCTTCGGCTACTGGTCCACGATGGACGCTTCAGCTTCGGCTTCTGGTCCGCGATGGACGCTTCAGCTTCGGCTTCTGGTCCGCGATGGAcgcttcagcttcagcttctgGTCCACGATGGAcgcttcagcttcagcttctgGTCCGCGATGGAcgcttcagcttcagcttctgGTCCACGATGGAcgcttcagcttcagcttctgGTCCACGATGGACGCTTCAGCTTCGGCTGCTGGTCCACGATGGACGCTTCAGCTTCGGCTTCTGGTCCACGATGGACGCTTCAGCTTCGGCTTCTGGTCCACGATGGAcgcttcagcttcagcttctgGTCCACGATGGAcgcttcagcttcagcttctgGTCCACGATGGACTCTTCAGCTGTtaatggtttgtttgtttgttccagggctgctcctcctgctcctcctggtgTGTATGTCTGCCTTTGTGGAGGAGCTCGATGATTCGTGAGtacaaatgtctgttttggattgattgatttattggcACTTTACTGTAAAGAGATCGGTTTTCTAACCATTTTAAAGATTATATTTTAATTGAAATCAATAATCAGTGTGATTGTGTTAAACAGGTTCCTGGAGACGAGAGGAGCTGACGACATCTGGCTAATAAAGGTttctttatttataatatttttttctaaacatgGTTTATTGATCCAATGATCATCTATGAGAATTATTGATCAGTTTGACTGAAGTCTTATgtaacagcagcagtttgaagtGTCCTGACTGACCATGAACACCTCTCATCATATCAAGTAGACATGTGAACGCTGCTTGATTAGATTTCTTCTctgctttttgtgtttgtttgtctgctgtgtgtgtgcagttttaCGCCCCCTGGTGTTCCTTCTGTAAGCAGCTGGATCCAGTTTGGcatcagatcggatcagaacTCAGAAGTGTCGGCTCACCTGTCAATGTGGGCAAATCAGACGCCACCGTCAGCATCGGTCAGTGACAATATCAAAATGAAACTACCAGAATGTaactatcaaaataaaattaatcaaAGTATTAAATCGAACCATGAAACTGTCAAAattaaagcatttctgttaagCTTGATGTTATGTCTTTATATGATGATTGATCAATCTGTTCCACCGGGCTTTAAAACACCTTCAATCAGATGATATTGTTTTATTATGAGCCCTCAATGTAGTCATCACTGAGAATGTaatctatattatatatgttttgtatttgtatattgATATTTCTCTTTAAACGTCACCAAATCATAATAAATGATTCCAGAATCTTTTTCTGCCTCATAATCTCTGAACATCAAGTTTTCATATTGATATGAGCCAATCATATCTACTCCACCTGATTGATAATCAGGCCATTAGTGCCATATAATCAAAGTTATAACTAATAGCACTAATGAAGTTTATAATGCTTTATAACAACAGTCAGCACTCATTATTACACCAACATCTATAGCCGTCTTGTCCTGGGCAGCAAgtcgccaatttgcccgtcctttttgcggctagatctgcggttttagacagagggcggcaaattgggggtctgttttagTCCACCAATTTTCCGCCTTATTTCCGCCTAAattgctatctaaatccgagacttcaatagccctttttagatagaaaaggcggcacatttgctccaaggtaaggtcTTTCTTAAagggaggcgtaatattcctcctttacCAAATGCCGCcactgaggtaggcgtaaacacgtgacgtgacgtgaagctcgaagttgggctgtgaacaacaaatttgtcttcaaaataagagctttacattgcaccccattggagtttagaactgggttctgaGCCTTTACGTGGCTGCAAATGTGAAGCTAGTAACACATAATAAACATGAATATGATGGAGTATATGTTACATGCTCATGCTGATGCTGTGCTTCTTACTGCAGGTTTGGCCAAAGAGTTCAAGGTCAGAGGTTATCCTGCCATCCTCATGTGAGTCCTCACTCTTTATCTCCAAACCTCAAAGTGTTCTGAGAAGGCCCGGGTCGCTTCTTCTACTGGTCCATTCTGTTGATTCATTCATCACCTGTGTTTTACATgatttttgtcttcttcattTGATTTCACTTCATTTCCTATatatcttttctctcttatgTCAAAACTTAAACTGCTGCACAGATAAATCTGTCTGAATTACTTGAAGATGTTGTTTATAAGATATAATAAGtaaatgtacaggaagttgtattctcttgtttttcttcagattTAAACATTCTGTGTACGATCAGATTTGTATTTTATCATGGCTGTCTTTaactctgtgacatcactgttgttAGATCCTGAGTTGACCCGTGTCCAGGAGgcactgcagcagctctctgttATAAAGGGTTCGGTTCCTAAACCTGCAAGATGTTACTATAAAAAGGGATTAAATAGGGACTGCTTCAGCTGGTGGTGAGGAGACTCATCTAGCTTCTCACTGCCTATGTCCGGACCTCTACCGGCTTCCTCTGGTTGAGTACCTGTCCTGAACAGCCCTGAGTCAGATAGTCACCAGCCACGGCTGTAAACAGCTCTCCTCACAATGATCCGAGTGCTGGGTCGGGTGCTAGGATGAATTTTAggggcttttggtaaaccctCAGGGTGAAGTCTCGACCTTTACCCCACGTCAGCTTGTACATCACTTTTGTCTGATTTATCACTTCATTCGATTCTGTAGCTGTTTCACATCAACTTTATCATTTCTTCATTATAACTTCATTGTAATCATGGCAACAATCATTACACATTTGATTATTAATACAGCACCCTAATAACAAAGCTCTTATATATTTCTTAATCACTTGTTAGAACTGGTTATAATGTCCTTTTACTTGCCGATGGTACCAGGCCAGTGTGTAGAGCTCTCAACTCTTCTGATAGTGTAtatcaaccaatcagatatGTCTGTGGcctttctgtcactgtgtgtttgagtgaaaaCGGGGTTTTGTATCTGATGTCTATTTTCAGGCTGAAGAAAGATGTGAAATACAATTATTCAGGACCAAGAACCAGAGAGGGGATCCTGGACTTTGCTAATCGAGTTGGAGGGTGAGAGAAGTCGTGTGTGTCCATGTGGGCAGACTGTTCACACTCCTGTATGGTTTGTTCTGCTGATGGTTTGGGCCAAGTCAGATTGTTGTGTATGGTTCAGTCATGACACGTGAACATGTAGTGTGACATCAACGTGTGTCCTCATCGTGTCATTCAGGCCGTTGGTTCGATCTCTGAGCAGTCTGCAGCTCTTCCAACACGCCATGGATCGCCatgatgtcatgtttgtttatgtagGAGCCACATCACCACtgaaggtacacacacacacacacacacacacacacacacacacacacacacatacacacgcacacacacacacgcagctggCCTCTGAcctttgatgtgtttttagGGAAACTACACGTCAGCAGCAGAAGAGCTGATTATTCACACCTACTTCTTCTCTGCATCCAGAGACGTCCTGCCCAAGGTTCAAACATAGTAACTCTGAGTAGATCACAGTAGATTACAATACATCACAGTAGATCACAGTAGATCACAGTAGATTACCTGAGTTTACCTGTGTAGACCTGTTCTGTACTTACAGTTTGTTGTGTGTGCAGGTGGTCTCTCTGCCCTCTCTGCCGGCTGTGGTGGTTTTTAAAGATGGGGCCTACTTCACCTTCAACGGTGAGACAGGTAGAGCTGttgttaccatgacaacagacTGCCTGAAAACACTGAAGCTATTGAAATGTTCTTACTTACAGGCTTTGGCTGTgactcagtgggtagagcgggtcgtctagtgatcggaaggtcaccagttcgaatcccggctccccctagttgcatgtcgaagtgtccttgagcaagatactgaaccccaaattgctcctgatgagcagttggcgccttgcatggccgcctccgtcatcagtgtatgaatgtgtgtgtgaatgtggcatgtgttgtacagcactttgagctgtcgttagactggaaaagcgctataaaaatgcagaccatttaccatttacattttcaaatgtcttAAATGTTGAAACGCTGAAAGCAGACAAAATGTCAGTTTAAAACGAACAGGTGTGAAGTCAGCTGAGCAGGTGTGAAGTCAGCTGAGCAGGTGTGAAGTCAGCTGAGCAGGTGTGAAGTCAGCTGAGCAGGTGAGAAGTCAGCTGAAGGGGAAATCTGATTGAGTGATTGAAAGAAGTGAAAGCAGTTGCAGGTTCCAGCCAAAGACTGAATGATAAAAAGCAACCAGAACACCAGCTGATCTGTGAACAGCTGAGATCTGAGTTCAGactgaagcagcagagagaagtgaagTGTGTGCTGTCAGTATTTAAACCGTGTGAACAGCAGCGGTCGGTTAAGTGTAGTTAGAGGAAGCTGAAGGACTCTAGTTACCTGATTGATTCATCACTAGATCACTAACCAGCAAAATGATGTTTAACCAATGAAAGGAATGTGTGAATTACTCTGTGAGGCGTTCAGCTGATCTggttctttgtgtttcagtggaACGTGACGGTGATCTGAAGTCGTGGATCAACAGAGAACGTTTCCAGAACTACATGAAGATTGACAGCTACACTCTGTATGCTATGGGAGAAACAGGTAACATGAACTCACCTGTGCACCGCCTGATATGACAGCCACAGGTAGACAGGGCAGGGAGACCTGCAAGTGCACAGAAACTCATTTTTTCACCTGAACtacacttttattgtgaaaaccTCTTGTCAGTGTGGATTCGGCCATTTTGTTTCTTCTGTCTAGAAACACAGAGTGTCCTTGAAAGCATCACCAGCCTCCATGTTACAGAAACCGGTTCCCTCTGAGGCTCAACATGTGAGAACATGTCCCAGTCAGCGCCACCATGTGGACAGTTACACCGCTCTTAttctgttaaagggatagttcgggttttttggtatgaatctgtatggcatacatttgcatcacaaaaccGTTGTCCACGCACAAATCCAacacttttttcagttgtttggcAGTGTTTTATGTGCTCGGACCAACGACCACAGCGACGCGAGAGAGCTAACGTGAGAGCTAGCTAACGATAAGTTTATAGGGCTGGCAGCAGCGCGCAGTGATCGAATCGAGAGGAAATAGCACCAAGCGATTATGAGGTCCGACTTTTTCGTGGACAACggttttgtgatgcaaatgtatcactcttttgaacacatttgttttgagaagaaaaaggctttattttcatgaccccaGACAACTTGCAGACTACTTTCATCAGCACCAAAACCGGACAAGAGCTCGGCGCACAGGACACTGTCGGGGCCaagtcagtgttgatgcacGACACTGCTGACGGGGATGCCATACAGATTCATATCAAAAAACcagaactatccctttaatgttcAGGAAGTTACTCTGACAGCCTGGAGGGGGCACTGCAGTCCAAACACAGCTTTAGGTGACAGGTTGTGATAATGAGAAATACTTTCTAACCATCAGTCAGTCAACTGGTTCCCAACCTGGTGGTCCTGGTCCCATCAGGGGTCACCAGAGCTCCTCACTGTGAAGAAAAGTCATCATTGATTATTTCTGAAGTTTTGATTGGTAGAGCTTCACTCTGTGCTCGTCAGCCTCGACCTGCATGACGAGAGAACTGCAGGTgaggaggctgctgattggttcATGTTAAGTAACTCCGCCTCCTCCTGCAGGTAAACTGGTGCTGTTGGCCCTGGTGGAGGCAAACAGTCTGTGTAAGGAAAGTCTGAGGTAAGAAGTCATCCATCAGTCAACAGGTCAataaacactgtgacatcatctgtgatgcatttcctgttttctgttCAGGTACAAAAGTCTTGTGGAGAAAGTTTCTTCAGAGAACAGAGAGACCTACAGCAGGTGAGTCCACAGGTCCACCAGCTTTATTCTGAAAGGACAACAACATCCTGAAACTGTGTCTCACTGGCTGtctgtgcctgtctgtctgaacaGACACTTCCACTTTGGATACATGGAGGGAGGGGACTACATCAAAGGACTGGTGATGGGGTGAGTTTATTACCTGTAGAAACTGTGGGCGGAGCCACCATGACATCACCCACAGGTGTCTGAGGACTCAGACTGAAGTGTGGTTGGTACAGGCTGCCTCCATCTTGGTAGCAGTGGACTCTACCTAATAAAACTCTCCACAAAGGCACCACGCGGTGAAGATCACTGATGAATTATCTGAGGGGACGCAGCAGACAGCTCACTCAGAGAGGCCACGCCCCCTTATTCTTAACATAATTTAAAACCAGTGAGCCATATAAAAGTTGTGATGAAGGGATAAGTGAGCTACAGAAACCAGCTGTGGACGCGTTTATTTCAGCTGGAAACACATTTAACCTGGGCTGACTGCCTGGTGGAGCCTCTGGTGGCCGTTAGAGGAACTGCAGGTTTGCGGTCCTTCTCAATCCTTACTGTCTCTGTCGTTATCGGTCCTTCTGGCCCAGAGTGCCCACACTTTTAAGCTTGCGAGCTAATTTTAAAATGACCAGGTCAAAATGATCTACCTACATcaaaaatactaaacatctatttattaatacacacactgAGTATACTTTATGTAACATAATGCATAACTGATATAGAGAGAGTAATGTAACCATTGGCAGTAATGCACACAGGTGACAAACAGCCATGAaaaaaaacgcgcgctaaagtgccctcttgggagccaaaacgcgtgcgtgggtggaaaaaacacactaaactgcccccttggctggttaacacatgataaactgccctcttgggtggcaaaaacgtgcgctaaagtgccctcttgggaggcaaaaaagcgtgctaaagtgccttcttgggaggcaaaaacgcagGCTAAAGTGcgctcttgggaggcaaaaacgtgtgctaaagtgccctcttgggtggcaaaaatgtgtgctaaagtgccctcttgggaggcaaaaacgcgtgctaaagtgcactcctggttggcaaaacacactaaactgccctcttgggtggaacaaacactaaactgccctcttggctggttaaaacatgataaactgtccacttgggtggcaaaagggcatctttaagtgccctcctcattggcaaaacattggccctcttaggtgaaaataaaacaattaattgc
The sequence above is drawn from the Sparus aurata chromosome 21, fSpaAur1.1, whole genome shotgun sequence genome and encodes:
- the opn4.1 gene encoding melanopsin-like; this encodes MNQQQLSRKSSPCSLGENCSSFHTDYHHHSRTYKLLTMPGHAPTHFTHLQPHLFPTVDVPDHAHYIIGSVILLVGMMGMLGNALVIYVFCRSRTLQSPSNLLVVNLAVADFLMSLTQSPVFFVASMHRRWVFGELACELYAFCGALFGITSMMTLTAIAVDRCLAITRPLALLGGVSRGRVLAVLTGVWLYSLGWSLPPFFGWSAYVPEGLQTSCSWDYMSFTATVRAYTILLFAFVFFVPLGLIAGCYFAIFRAVRRAGQEMEQLNCGETNKAYERLRGEWRLAKVALGVILLFIISWSPYSAVALTATAGYAHLLTPYMNSVPAVIAKASAIHNPIIYAITHPKYRAAIGRYVPLLRPLLRLQEKDLRSSLSSSGALSRRATLTSQSSPGNRLSAGVRADGGWRKSRLSSVSDSESCWTESEVDGSGVSQQVSSDVTADITSSIAPTVDSDSPDGGAAAEGKPLLPL
- the LOC115572718 gene encoding protein disulfide-isomerase TMX3-like isoform X2, which gives rise to MSLRGNSISGLLLLLLLVCMSAFVEELDDSFLETRGADDIWLIKFYAPWCSFCKQLDPVWHQIGSELRSVGSPVNVGKSDATVSIGLAKEFKVRGYPAILMLKKDVKYNYSGPRTREGILDFANRVGGPLVRSLSSLQLFQHAMDRHDVMFVYVGATSPLKVVSLPSLPAVVVFKDGAYFTFNVERDGDLKSWINRERFQNYMKIDSYTLYAMGETGKLVLLALVEANSLCKESLRYKSLVEKVSSENRETYSRHFHFGYMEGGDYIKGLVMGEVTLPSLIVVNLSNDGYFLPPGAMETERHLLDFLDGVLESSIECQGGNSVHQRIRRIIYDIQVTLTPLISQAPLFGCFLVGFPLAIAIFFCYLCRKARSNMSEDDDEGDALSAPSPQSRKKLSDKKSD
- the LOC115572718 gene encoding protein disulfide-isomerase TMX3-like isoform X1, with the translated sequence MSLRGNSISGLLLLLLLVCMSAFVEELDDSFLETRGADDIWLIKFYAPWCSFCKQLDPVWHQIGSELRSVGSPVNVGKSDATVSIGLAKEFKVRGYPAILMLKKDVKYNYSGPRTREGILDFANRVGGPLVRSLSSLQLFQHAMDRHDVMFVYVGATSPLKGNYTSAAEELIIHTYFFSASRDVLPKVVSLPSLPAVVVFKDGAYFTFNVERDGDLKSWINRERFQNYMKIDSYTLYAMGETGKLVLLALVEANSLCKESLRYKSLVEKVSSENRETYSRHFHFGYMEGGDYIKGLVMGEVTLPSLIVVNLSNDGYFLPPGAMETERHLLDFLDGVLESSIECQGGNSVHQRIRRIIYDIQVTLTPLISQAPLFGCFLVGFPLAIAIFFCYLCRKARSNMSEDDDEGDALSAPSPQSRKKLSDKKSD